The following nucleotide sequence is from Zingiber officinale cultivar Zhangliang chromosome 10A, Zo_v1.1, whole genome shotgun sequence.
TTTTGTTCCTTCAAGTGGCTCTTCTTGTCATCTAAGACAGTTACTTACAATAAGACCTTTCCGCTATTATAGATATGGAACAAATAATAGAACATGATCTATAGCGGCTAAGATAAGGTAGATAGTTAATTATCTTTTTCaccattttaatatatttaagatTTTCATAGCTAAATAGTATTTTATCTCATTAAAAGCATGTTGAAGTTCTAAGTTGAACACTCCACCTTGTGGATGCCTATACGAATAGGGTAAACACCCAAGTCTTTATGACATAATACTTTGGCCTTCACAAGAAGATAATGACAAATCTTATGAAGTAATGGGACTTTGGCATACTTTTCACAAAACAATgcacaaattttattttaattccaTATTTTACAATATTTAATAATCCTTTCAAAAATTactatactatttttttttaaaaaaatatttttgaatattgCAATagtaaacaattaaaagtttattAGTGGCCATTAAAAGACTTTCAATAAGCTTCATATTTTGAGCATACACCCAATCTATCTCATCTAGTTAATTGACTTTGCCCTAGGTTATTAAATAGGTTTAGAGATTTATATATGTGAGTCCAAGATTGTCTTCAAGTTATAGTTCAAGTAAATGAATGAATGATGTAACAAGGAGACAATATTCTCTTAATTACAAACACCAAAGTTGTACCGAAATAAAATTTCAAGAtgtgtacaaattcaattaaatttaagtCGTCGACTATACTAACAGCTGTTTATGCGAATTAGATTTAAAGAAGTTTTTGTCAAAAGTTGAAGATTTGGAATTATGTAACAACCTTGAAGCTTGGAAGTATcttattaaaaaaagaaaacatCACTATAAACCCTAGGCCATCTAACTTTTGCAATTGAATTTTATCATATCAATgactattttttatttgttcattGAGATATTAGTCGACGGAGTTATGACATTAGTTGATTGTTGAATCAACTCATCCATGAAAAGAAATattacatttttttaattaagtaattTGAGTTAACTATTTAGTCGATTCAACCACCAATAGATTGATTATCTACTTACAATCAGTAGTATATTTATATTAAATCATGTTGAGTCATTtagtcatttttttaaaatttataataattttaaaaatatagttGAATTTTAATCATCTTagaatatatatttgatatttaaaatttaaataagaaataagaaataattatGGTGTAGTTTTGAACCAAAAATATCACATACTAATGTTAAGTGATTTAGtcactttaaaaactttttacaatTATTTTTAAGTCGTTTCGGTAAAGAtgaacaaaattttaatttaatggaaATAGCTGGCCAAACTAAATTAGTTTAGAAATTCAGAGTTATGAACATGACTTTAAAGATTAGTTAactgattaaaatttttaattaaataataaaaagtattaatattttttatatgataaaataatatgaGTAAGAGTTAGAGAGAAGGATTATATGAGGTCACATATTCTGGTCCAAAATTTTTTGGATCAGAAGAGGTCCTATTTATTTATTAGATAGGTGAATTAGACTCCACCTATTAAATAGGTGAGACTCAACCCATCCAATCAATAAATGAGTAGAGGATCATCTAGAGATTCGGGATCAGAGAATTCTTGTCcggattataatatatatatatatatatatatatatatatatatatatatataactttcaCAAGTTCGGAAGCTCAGAGTCATTCTTGGACATCTCGATTCATTTTTGCGGGGACTCTGAATGTACAGACTTATAAGAATGGTTCAAGAATGTACATCGAACGAGCATGCAGATaaattttcattatatatatagatatatagtaATGGTGCACACCCTATAAGCACTATCGCTatgtatattttaaaattttttataattttaatattataagTTAATCCTTAAATCCTAAAAACTAAACCTAAAATTCTAAATCCAAGCTTACACAAATTGATCAGGCCACTAGAAAGTCATCCAGACACCTCGACGTACCTACGAGGGTGGTCGACTGTGAGGATAAATAATATCAATTCTCtatataaacttaattaataataataaaataaaacaaaatttaaaaaatttaattagcaAATAATTAATATAGTCAACCTCATATTATTAGATGAGACAGATTGCTATCACCCCTCGAAGTACAATGTTTATTAGAAGGTGTTTAGTTTGATGAATTTGAGAATGAGAGAATGGAATAATAGTAAAAGATGATATTTAAATTATGGATTTGAGAATCACAATTTGAGAATGATTTTTAAATGTATAAGAATCAATCAAACCTATATAATTAGGTGaattttattttcattcacaTTCTCATTATATTTTACTATCAAATCCATATTTATAATAATTCTCATTATTTAACCAAacgttattttaattttttagacatTCAaaggttaaattttaatttcgataaatgaatgaataaatttttttaatggacAGTTGatctaaaaatattaagttaatagaCTATCTATCGCAGTAGTTTTTAATTTATACTAATAGTTGATAAAAAATTTGGTAGAAGACTAAATAAGTTTAGTAGTCAGCATAAATTAGATAGTTAgtactaattaaaaaataataatgtgaCGGATTGTTATTGTATATAATAAGTGTGGAATTCCTTCATGcataactttgaaaataattaaatttgattactAAAACAAGCAGCGCTCCGTCCTAAATGAAGTAGAGGCTCCTCTCCCACCCACCCACTGGCCACTACTTGCCGCACTGTTCCGTTGCAGACTGACAGCGGCCGCTGCTGGCTCCTCCCTCTTTCCGCCTACAGGAACCCAGATCAAGCAGCTGGAGAAGCCCCCAAGCGCAGAGCAATGGCGAATCGCAGCGCCAGTCTCCTTCTCTCCCTCCTCCCTTTTCTCCTCCTCTCTCCCCTGCTCGCAACTCCGGCTTTCGCCAAAAAGGTACGCATTCGATCGATCCCGTTCCCTCTTTCTTTATTTTGGGATCCGATCGACCTCGCCTGCGATTTCTGATCCATCTCATCCTCTTCGATGCAGTCCTATGTCGTCTACTTGGGCGGGCACTCCCATCGGCCAGAGGACCCCTTGCGGCTCTCCCACGATCGAGTCGTCGACTCCCACTACGAGTTCCTTGGTTCGTTCCTAGGGAGGTAAGAGATCGGGCTTTGAACACACCGATCctctttattgtttttttttttcacgaAAGTCCTTTTCGATCGCATGCAGCAAGGAGGATGCCCAGGATGCGATTTTTTACTCCTACGCCAACTACATCAACGGCTTCGCTGCTAATCTCGAAGATGAAGAAGCAGCTGCGATCTCAAGTGAGGCTAACTctaggatttcatttttttttctctcccccATTGCTCATCGATCGCTTTGATGATTTCTTCTTTCTCGCAGAGCATCCCGCTGTCATATCTGTGTTTCCCAACGGAGGGCACAAGTTGCACACGACTCGGTCGTGGGAATTCATGGGCGTGGAAAAGAACGGCAGGGTTCTTCCGAGCTCGATATGGGCGAAGGCCAAATTTGGGGAAGATATCATCATTGGAAACCTCGACACGGGTACTGCAAATTATTTGCATCGAATTCTACAATCTCACTGCTATCCCTTCCCATTTTAACAAATCccataaattcaacaaactatgATAATCAAACCTGAAAAATATTGTTTTTGATTAAATTTGTGCAAAATAAACTATCATATCCCTGcgtactgttttttttttttcccatgatcatgctatagaatagaatagaatagagtcagtAACTCCCATTGTCACTTTTCATAGAACTTTTTCGCATGTAACGGCCACCTTTTTCACATAATGTTACTTTTAATTTCTCAAATATTCTGTATCTATTATCGATCAACAACCTTGATTCTTCTCTCTATTAAATGCCTAAACTGtagatcttttgaaatatattttgagattttaatattatcaatatgtgcatttattattattgtctcttcttcttgtatgCCTACTACTTCAAATCCTCTCAAAAGCTTGTAAATGCTACTTTTGGCGTCTTTAAATTCATCATTCACTCTTCTTAAATATATAATTAACTTCATTTCGATCTACTGAATTCGGAGTTTGAtgttaaattatgaaaatttcccTGAACTGAATATGCACAAGCTTTATTATTGCTACTGTGTTTCATTGTCAACATGtgattatttatgattgatgagCAGGCGCGTGGCCGGAGTCAGAAAGCTTCAACGACCAAGGCATGGGGCCGATCCCTCCTCACTGGAGAGGAATCTGTCAGGATGGCACTGATAAAGCCATCCACTGCAACAGGTCGTACTGTCTCCCTATCATCTCCTACCTTCAAACTATTCAATGAACTCGTCGTGTGTcattatcatggcatttacacACAGCAGAGCTCCTTTGTCTAATGTCTGCTTTTCTCAGCAAAGAACCGCAGATGCTTCTGCCGTGAGTTGGCAATGGAGCAGTTTGCATGTGTGTGGTTTCCTGATTGATTATTCCTGttcaaacaagaaaaaaaaatcaaatgattttacaattctttttcattttttttaacaagAAAAGATGATCTGCATGACAAGACCATCTCTCGAAGCATTTCGGCCGGTGTTTTGTTTTTGGTCTCCTGATTAAAACAGACTTAGGTAGCTTCCTGCCAACCTTGTACTGCCTTATGCTGATCATACAAAGTAGAGAATTATACTCCCTCAATTAGTCACCCAGCAGTTCCACAATTATTCAATTTTCTAATGGTTGGAGGATAAAGAACTGGTTCACCATACCATAAGATATTAACCAACTTGGTCTACTTAATCTTCTCCCTAATCTTTTTTTTACTGTTTCAATTAACAAACATGGCAGAGAACTGTTGCTACTAACCAAAGATAGGGGTACCAAATTACATTGCTACTCTGCTCTTTCAATTTTTATTTGAAGCTTTAGATGAATTAGTTTTTTGGTATTTTATCAAGGGGCATTTAAAAATTAGttatcatatcatgtatcataacttGATAGTTGTTCAAATATCTTTAGAGTATCAGCAAAATAAGGTCAGTCTAATTCCTATGCACGAAATTTCTGTCAATACAGAAGTCAAGTCTGAGAAAGAGTTTATTTTACCCTACTTTATAAGAGACGGTTTTCGAGATTTAAATCTGTGACATGAAAGTAACGTGATAGAAATTTTATCATTGGGCTAATTTGCGTTAGAATGTCAGcaaaatagttttataaattttagatTTGGGGTTTGGGAATGAAATAtgacttttaataaattttaacttTGTTTATTGATAAAATAAAATGTCACCTATTTTTCTacagctaaaaaaaaaaaagtttttttagaaattttgtcttTATTATGCTTAACAGTGAATTTGTTAATGACTTGATATAATAATTTGGAATGCCAACCGATTAATCTGACGGCGGTTTTTGCAGGAAGCTGATCGGTCTAAGGTATTTCAACAAAGGGTACCTCTCGGCGGCGGGCACCGCCGCGAATCCCGCTGCCGAGTCGGTCCGCGACACAGATGGGCACGGCACGCACACTCTCTCCACGGCAGCCGGTCGATTCGTGCCCGGCGCGAACCTCTTTGGCTTCGGGAACGGAACAGCCAAAGGCGGAGCTCCCGGCGCGCGCTCCGCCGCTTACAAGGTCTGCTGGCCGCCAGTAAACGGCAGCGAATGCTTCGATGCTGACATACTCGCGGCCTTCGACGCCGCCATACACGATGGAGTCCACGTGCTCTCCGTCTCCCTCGGCAGCGGGCCCACGGATTACTTCAAGGACGGAGTGGCGATTGGATCATTCCACGCTGTCAAAAACGGTATCACCGTCGTGTGCTCTGGTGGAAACTCGGGGCCTGCGCCAGGATCGGTCTCGAACACCGCACCATGGATCATCACGGTTGCGGCCAGCACCATGGACAGGGAGTTCCCCGCCTATGTTTCTCTCAGCAACAATAATCAAATCAAGGTTTTCTGGTTTCTGATCATTGATGCATCTCGTTCTTGATTCGTTATAGTTTTTGACCATATTGATCTTTTGATttgattggattttttttttttttttataccaGGGTCAAAGTCTTTCTCCAATGGGACTTCCGAACAATGAGTTTTACCCTATCCTTAGCTCGCAGAAAGCCACAGCAACAAATGCAGCACAGGATTCATCGTAAGGATGTTTTTAAAATACATTGCTTATTGCATTTGTTGTCGATTGATTTTATCACGAGCAAAAGTAAAATTTCATGTTGTAAAGCAAGTTACATGCTTGAACTTTAGGAATCGAATAGTGGATGGCTCT
It contains:
- the LOC122026187 gene encoding subtilisin-like protease SBT5.3 encodes the protein MANRSASLLLSLLPFLLLSPLLATPAFAKKSYVVYLGGHSHRPEDPLRLSHDRVVDSHYEFLGSFLGSKEDAQDAIFYSYANYINGFAANLEDEEAAAISKHPAVISVFPNGGHKLHTTRSWEFMGVEKNGRVLPSSIWAKAKFGEDIIIGNLDTGAWPESESFNDQGMGPIPPHWRGICQDGTDKAIHCNRKLIGLRYFNKGYLSAAGTAANPAAESVRDTDGHGTHTLSTAAGRFVPGANLFGFGNGTAKGGAPGARSAAYKVCWPPVNGSECFDADILAAFDAAIHDGVHVLSVSLGSGPTDYFKDGVAIGSFHAVKNGITVVCSGGNSGPAPGSVSNTAPWIITVAASTMDREFPAYVSLSNNNQIKGQSLSPMGLPNNEFYPILSSQKATATNAAQDSSKLCLENSLDPEKVKGKIVVCLRGQNARVEKGDVVRRAGGIGLILANDESTGNEIIADAHVLPATHISYADGVALLSNLNSTKALFGHISTPKTLIGTKPAPIMAAFSSRGPNTVNPEILKPDITAPGVSIIAAYTEATSPTGLSFDDRRVSFNSESGTSMSCPHISGIAGLLKALHPEWSPSAIKSAIMTTARIRDNFKEPMTNSSFLKATPFSYGSGHVQPNRAMDPGLVYDLTPKDYLNFLCALGYNSTQIATFSLEPYVCPSKPCKLEDLNYPSITLPNLSGGGSLTVTRTLKNVGSPGTYSVRVEAPFGVSVVVKPTSLKFEKLNEEKSYRVVFKAKSNKLTGTYVFGRLTWSDERHYVRTPIVVKAVA